From Onychostoma macrolepis isolate SWU-2019 chromosome 05, ASM1243209v1, whole genome shotgun sequence, one genomic window encodes:
- the gnb1l gene encoding guanine nucleotide-binding protein subunit beta-like protein 1, protein MSRAPPDPLFILRGSGSAVNSLSFCCGGDGPPFLYSGSGKGAIHLWNLTTRRAERVLESHAGSSVIWLQSFKDSRSRLISQGRDMRLCVWDLSEDRSAVTDSLLTASVGFCQCSLLETRPGAALLAHPTEHMEEVRVVEMRSWTPVCTLKPDLKLGMLMCMKMWQADSGPVLCAGYEDGSLVLWDVSHRRPYSCLKAHPEPVMCLDVDVCKQKGISGSSEKILQSWTLDKQQNLQMHDSVQMTNPGVSQLCIRADGKILATAGWDNNIRVFGWKKLKPLAVLQHHTDMVNSVAFSDHQDPPQRLLAAGSKDQRISVWSIYSES, encoded by the exons ATGTCCCGTGCTCCTCCAGACCCGCTGTTCATTCTGAGGGGTTCAGGGTCCGCAGTGAACAGCCTGAGCTTCTGCTGTGGTGGCGATGGACCACCATTTCTCTACTCTGG GTCAGGTAAAGGTGCGATCCATCTGTGGAACCTGACCACCAGGAGAGCAGAGCGTGTTCTGGAGAGCCACGCTGGGAGCTCTGTTATCTGGCTCCAGTCTTTCAAAGACAGCAGAAGCAGATTGATCAG TCAGGGTCGGGACATGCGGCTGTGCGTGTGGGATCTGTCTGAAGACCGCAGCGCAGTGACAGACTCTCTCCTGACCGCCAGTGTGGGGTTCTGTCAGTGCTCTCTGCTGGAGACCCGACCCGGAGCCGCTCTGCTGGCCCACCCCACAGAACACATGGAGGAG GTGAGAGTGGTGGAGATGAGGAGCTGGACTCCTGTTTGCACTCTGAAACCAGATTTAAAGCTGGGGATGCTCATGTGTATGAAGATGTGGCAG GCGGATTCTGGTCCGGTTCTGTGTGCCGGTTATGAGGACGGCTCTCTGGTGTTATGGGATGTTTCCCATCGGCGTCCATACAGCTGTCTGAAGGCACATCCTGAGCCAGTCATGTGTCTAGACGTTGATGTATGCAAGCAGAAAGGCATCTCGGGTTCTTCAGAGAAGATCCTCCAATCCTGGACACTTGACAAGCAGCAAAACCTTCAG ATGCACGACTCTGTTCAGATGACCAATCCTGGGGTCTCCCAGCTGTGTATTCGTGCCGATGGAAAGATCCTCGCTACTGCGGGATGGGACAACAACATCAGGGTGTTCGGCTGGAAGAAACTGAAGCCGCTGGCTGTTCTGCAACATCATACTGACATGGTGAATAGTGTGGCCTTCTCAGACCATCAGGACCCCCCACAGAGACTTTTGGCCGCGGGGTCCAAGGACCAGCGGATCAGTGTGTGGTCTATATATAGCGAAAGTTGA